The Malus domestica chromosome 17, GDT2T_hap1 genome contains the following window.
AAATTCTGCAATGTCGACTTTACCTGAAAAAATTGAACCATTTTATAGCatcaataaatcaattaaacgCAATTCATCAcccataatttttgttttacttttattACTAGCGATAATTCTAATCTAACTTTCACTAAATGGGAGGTGGAGAGTTTGAACCCGGAACGCATTGGGTTGGGCTCTATCCACCAGGGCAACCCATTTGCCACCCAGAATTTCTTTCAGTTGGACTATGTCTAAGGTTTAATCGATGCAAAGGGTAAACATAATCAAATTGGCAACTGGGTCTGATATATAGAtagatatatgtgtgtgtgtgtgtgtgtgtgtgtgtgtgtgtgtgtgtgtgtgtgtttgaagagacagagagagagtgacCTGATTGAGGTTGCTAAGATGAATGAACCCAGATTTCTTGTCCAGCTCTCCACCAAAAATAGAGCCAGAGCTCTGCAACTCTCCCCACTCCGCAGCAGTGCTGATTCTGTacacatattcttccatccctTCACCTCCACCTGCAGCCATTGCTCTGGAGATTGAAAGTCTTCCACCAACCATTTGGACGCTACTGCTCATATATTCCAATACTACTGGACCCTGTTGGGCTTTGATGGGCTTTGAGGCGACAGTGAGCCCGTACGATATTCCAACTCCAAGAGTCCAAGCCCAAGCTGCAATTGCATGAAGAATCTTGCACGCGTCGTTCTTAAAGCTTTAAACTTTCACTGCCTCGGTCGTGAGTAGACTGGGTACCCAAACTGGGTTCACTATCACTGAAGCTGGTGGTCTGCTTTTTACATAACGGTTGACAAACATGGCTACAATTGGGAATGCAGGCCTGCTTAGCCCCCTCCAATGCCACCTCAACGAGCTTCCGCTTCTGGGTTCGTGCTCGATCCGCACCAAGCTCGCAGAATTTCGGTTCTGTCAGCCCAATGTCGCTCTAAAGCACGCAAGAAATGCGTCCATTGTTCCCGTTGTGCGAGCACAGAGTTCTTCTGGTTCGtcttcctcccatttttctgGAAAAATAGTTCATGGGTTTGAATGCTCTTCCAGatttcattcaaattatgatttGGGTATCTcagattttaaatttcaaactttGGCATGGCTTCTGACTCTGTATTGTTGGTTGCTCGCAGGCTATGTCCCAGACTCCAAATATTACAAAGTCGAAGCGATTCTGAGGTGCGGAAACAATTCACCCTTCTGTTCTTATCTGCATTGTTGGTTGTTAATTCTGTTTAGGTTGATTGTTTATAGCTCTGCATGTCTGCTgtgttttttccttcttctttttttcctattATTTTTGTGTGTGGAATATATGAGGTTATGGGTTTTGATTATATCTAATTATTTCTTAATCTCTGTTATGATTATGGGACGAGCTAGGCCCTGGCGAGTTTCGCAGGTTTCTTCGGTAAGAACTGTTGAACCTTAAGCACAGCTTACTGCATATCTAATTGGCGTTGCATTAGCATAACAAAATTAGGAAAGCAATAAAATGATGTTTCAAATGTTGTTTACTAGATAATAGGAAGAATAGCTCTGTGTTTCTAAGCCTGTGTAGTTATCGAAGCACCATCCCGTCTTCTTCTGCAGTTGGCTTTAATCCTTTTTACACACTCAAATCCATTTGCATATATCGAACACAGTCATAACGGATTTAGATTGGAGTTCAAACATGATAAAAATTGAAGGTTAATGAAATTCTAGCAGAGTGCCATTGATGACACTGGACCTAAATTTTGATTCCGGTTTGCCCTGTTGTGAcgtttcaaaagatcaattggTAGTTGTTAATTGTACCACTACACTATTCAATTCTGGAATTTAATGATAACTGCCCTCACTTAGTGCTTATCAGTAACTTGCTGGCCAAGTTTCTGACTCCTCTTTGTATGCATTGCCTTGACCATAGTCAAGGCAAGGTAGCATTGGTCTTGTAATAACACTCATGCTATTCTCGGAATTTTTTACCACTTCTCTCCTTACAATTCATTACATCCATGAGGCATCCGTTGGGGCTTGAGATGCCATGCCAGTGGAGTTGTCCGTGGTGCCTGGGATGCATTGCCAGTGGAGTTGTCCGAGATGCACTAAGTAACGTCATTTGCTTGCTGAAAGAAATCTAGAAGCAAAACGGCCActagaaattgaagaaatgagATGTTTCCTGTGGTTCATATTTAATGAATTTATTGTAAGAAAATGGGGCTATAGTCTATATTTAGGTAAGACTTTTTGGTTGcacgttttcaaatttttattaatgTACAGTATTGTTGTTAGCTTGGTGCGATGGCACTTGGTGCAATGGCAattgccttcgcccatgagcggtaggtctcgggttcgagacttgggagcagcctctccataaatgggggtaaggctagccgacattcacctctcccagaccctgcgtaaagcgggagccttgtgcactgggtacgacctttacaGTATTGTTGTTAGCTCCTTGAGATAATAGCATAAGCACTACTTTGGGTTCTGGTGTCTTCGATGTTTTCTTGTGTCATTTTTCTAGAGCTCCTTGAGATAAAAGCATAAGCACTAATCTTTTTGTTTCCATCCTTTGTGGAAACCGAAGGCTCTGCTGAAAATTGGAATTCGTGGCGTTACTGTATCTGATGTTCGAGGCTTTGGTGCTCAAGGTGGTTCAACAGAGAGACAGGGTGGTATGTTCTTGCATTGGCATGGATATTTTCTCTTCATTTTAATTAAATCTAGCAGATTTTTTGGAACACTCCCCGGCCATTATATCATTtcataatttcttctttttttattactttGTTAGGCTCTGAATTTTCTGAAGACAATTTTGTCGCTAAGATTAAAATGGAGATTGTAGTGAGCAAAGACCAGGTATGAAGAGTGCGAGTGATAATTTTAGTTCTATAATGCATTCTTTTTGAGATATTGATGCTCAAGGAAGAGGGGTTGAAAATCACCAATTGAATCCTGCTCTGATCACTTCTTAGGTTGAAGCGGTGGTTGACACAATAATTGAGGCAGCCAGGACTGGAGAAATCGGTGATGGCAAGATTTTTGGTAAGTCTTTAAACTTGTTCAGTTTGAAACTACAAAGATACAGTCTACAGTAAGCACGTAAGCaggttaaaataaaatttaaatgaataaTTATTACTTTAACATGTTAATATCGATTTCTTTAACATAGATAATTATTTAATTGCGTTGAACATGATGTAAACTGAATTCAAACTAAAACACCTATATAAGTTAGCTTATTTTCAGACAATTTTTTAGGTATACAGAATTGTTTGATGGCTTTGCACCTTTCCATTTTGTCACCTATAGATGTTCTATCCACATACCCTTCCAGAATTAGGGAGGATCAGATTTGTTAGTTTACATTAGATATCGGGTTTGTGATGTGAGATACTACAGTCGTCTAAAAGTTTTAGGGAAGTACTTTAAAGTCAGGTCGGTAGGACAAGTAGCTATTTTTGACAACACTGATCATTTGCCAGAAATCTTTATGCTCCGTATTCTGCAGTCACTGTGCTAGTTACATGtaaaacttaaaaactcaaGGACCGTATCATTTTCTGGCCTCTCCAGTGAGGTTTCATCAAACTTTCTAACAGAGTTTTTGTATCTTTTGCAGTGGTGCCAGTCTCAGATGTCATAAGAGTTCGCACTGGTAACATTTTACTCGCCAAATGATTCAAGTTTAAGATGATCTATCCAGTTGTTTGTGTCTCTTTGGATTGCTTGCTCTCTAGAATTTGCCTAAAGTTTTTGTCTTGTATATGTCATTTTCAGGGGAGCGTGGAGAGAAGGCGGAGAAGATGACAGGAGGGCGGTCTGACGTGTCCTCTTCCTCTGCTTGAGCTGCATGGCCCATTTCGGTTCTCAACTAAGTGACATTTGACAGAACTTCATGAGTACCACTTTAATCGACCCCCCATCCAATATTTCCCCCTTGACCATTAGATCTTAGAAGATTAGTGCTTGTTCTTTTATTTTCGGAGTCTATGCGGTGATGGCGAAGTAAAATAAGGTGTAATACTAGTCAGGTAGCTTCTATCTTTTTTTTCAGAAAGGCATATCGGAAACTTCTCTTTATCTTTGGAAGAAGTATGATATACAGTCTATGTAAGCTTCTTTAACTTGTGAGCCAATTTATTATGCAAATGCGTTTCTGCAAGGAAGTTAACAAACACAAATCTACGACCAGAGGA
Protein-coding sequences here:
- the LOC103405939 gene encoding uncharacterized protein, yielding MSSSVQMVGGRLSISRAMAAGGGEGMEEYVYRISTAAEWGELQSSGSIFGGELDKKSGFIHLSNLNQVKSTLQNFFVNTKVDLYLLQIDTNKLGEGLVYEVVDGSNSFPHFYGPSRSFIPLPLDAVTKAEKLHLSGGQFSCSMLERVA
- the LOC103426235 gene encoding nitrogen regulatory protein P-II homolog isoform X1; this translates as MATIGNAGLLSPLQCHLNELPLLGSCSIRTKLAEFRFCQPNVALKHARNASIVPVVRAQSSSGYVPDSKYYKVEAILRPWRVSQVSSALLKIGIRGVTVSDVRGFGAQGGSTERQGGSEFSEDNFVAKIKMEIVVSKDQVEAVVDTIIEAARTGEIGDGKIFVVPVSDVIRVRTGERGEKAEKMTGGRSDVSSSSA
- the LOC103426235 gene encoding nitrogen regulatory protein P-II homolog isoform X2, with product MPPQRASASGFVLDPHQARRISVLSAQCRSKARKKCVHCSRCASTEFFWLCPRLQILQSRSDSEALLKIGIRGVTVSDVRGFGAQGGSTERQGGSEFSEDNFVAKIKMEIVVSKDQVEAVVDTIIEAARTGEIGDGKIFVVPVSDVIRVRTGERGEKAEKMTGGRSDVSSSSA